Proteins from one Streptomyces sp. NBC_00390 genomic window:
- a CDS encoding siderophore-interacting protein — MGHGWEGVVLKLLRGKDFEFTVTGAEDVTDHFRRVHFTDGGMLAQTGVHPTMWVRIWFSNAGKPHQRAYTVVDADPAAGSFSLEFALHDGCASEWARKAQPGDTVEATLQGSGFTAPAPEPSHLFVVGDPASLPAINTLLDAMPRVPATIWFETTHDSDPDLPLRVDPARHEVRRIPRRDGGADLVNAVTSQLPGLLDDRAGAYMWIACDTTTTRTLASYVRKELELPKDRVNALGYWRPVRSSDRSGGQDA, encoded by the coding sequence GTGGGACATGGCTGGGAAGGCGTCGTCCTGAAGCTGCTGCGCGGCAAGGACTTCGAGTTCACCGTGACCGGCGCGGAGGATGTCACTGATCACTTCCGGCGGGTGCACTTCACGGACGGCGGGATGCTCGCGCAAACGGGTGTCCACCCCACCATGTGGGTGCGCATCTGGTTCAGCAACGCCGGTAAGCCGCATCAGCGCGCCTACACGGTGGTCGACGCGGATCCGGCCGCCGGTTCGTTCAGCCTCGAGTTCGCCCTTCACGACGGCTGCGCCAGCGAGTGGGCCCGCAAGGCGCAGCCCGGCGACACCGTCGAAGCAACGCTCCAGGGCAGCGGCTTCACCGCCCCCGCCCCCGAACCCTCACATCTGTTCGTCGTCGGCGACCCCGCCTCGCTGCCCGCGATCAACACTCTGCTCGACGCCATGCCCCGGGTGCCCGCCACGATCTGGTTCGAGACCACGCATGACTCGGACCCCGACCTGCCGCTGCGAGTGGACCCCGCGCGCCACGAAGTGCGCCGCATCCCCCGCCGTGACGGCGGCGCCGATCTGGTGAACGCGGTGACGTCGCAGCTGCCGGGACTGCTCGACGACCGGGCCGGTGCGTACATGTGGATCGCCTGTGACACGACGACCACCCGGACCCTCGCCTCGTACGTCCGCAAGGAGCTGGAGCTGCCCAAGGACCGGGTGAATGCCCTGGGTTACTGGCGCCCTGTCCGATCGTCCGACCGGAGTGGTGGACAGGATGCATAG
- a CDS encoding HD domain-containing protein, translating to MTGTGLLLRALHDATDPPLRPLPGEAAELLCRLAAPPRLAAHLRAVHDVAHQLADWLARRHPDLPFDREAALFGAATHDVGKVLHTGELTGAGSLHEEAGRELLLEHGIGPRLARFAATHASWADKVAGGAAGIEDLLVSLADKVWKNKRVPDLEDLFVARLAAAGGRAAWEEFLELDELLTAIGEGADARLAFQASYPVR from the coding sequence ATGACCGGAACCGGCCTGCTGCTGCGCGCCCTGCACGATGCCACGGATCCGCCCCTGCGCCCCCTGCCGGGCGAGGCGGCCGAGTTGCTGTGCCGACTGGCGGCACCGCCCCGTCTAGCGGCGCATCTGCGTGCCGTGCACGATGTGGCGCACCAGCTCGCGGACTGGCTCGCCCGGCGCCATCCCGACCTGCCGTTCGACCGCGAAGCGGCGCTCTTCGGTGCCGCCACCCACGATGTGGGGAAGGTCCTGCACACCGGCGAACTGACCGGCGCCGGCAGCCTCCATGAGGAGGCGGGCCGTGAACTCCTGCTGGAGCACGGCATCGGTCCGCGTCTGGCCCGGTTCGCCGCCACCCACGCGAGCTGGGCGGACAAGGTGGCCGGCGGCGCCGCCGGCATCGAGGACCTGCTCGTGAGCCTGGCGGACAAGGTGTGGAAGAACAAGCGAGTGCCCGACCTCGAGGACCTGTTCGTGGCGCGGCTCGCTGCCGCCGGTGGCCGGGCGGCCTGGGAGGAGTTCCTCGAACTCGACGAACTGCTCACCGCCATCGGCGAAGGGGCGGATGCGCGGCTGGCGTTCCAGGCCTCGTACCCCGTGCGATGA
- a CDS encoding Xaa-Pro dipeptidyl-peptidase, which produces MASPLFLPAARRVGVAAFAVASLLAALPTPAAPAERPSLKIVDNRTQPAFSRADAVAQQVDVETETDSDGDGRRDTVRMRILRPKETDAGLKVATVIEASPYWGGGNDVPFHEVDLDADGLPVGRRMSGAKRLPGAIGPSVPFPGYTDNYFLPRGYAVAQVDSLGTGDSTGCPTSGGHNETLGAKAAVAWLGGRARGWDLDGRPVSASWSTGNSAMMGISYNGTLPTAVAATGVKGLKAIVPISGISSWYDYYRANGGVVAPGGYQGEDTDILAKGVYSRADREICGPVLDGLTADQDRVSGDWSPFWAERNYLPGVRNIRAGVFLVHGGNDWNVKTQHFGQLWDALKKHDVPRKLWLHQAGHTNPMPLRMEEWLAQLHQWFDYWLYDLDNGALDAPPVDVEQADFTWRTQSDWPARGTRDVTLWLDEDGLAPLPARPAKQSLTDAGRTVRAEKLVAAPDVEHANRLAYTTGPLAKEVRVNGVPIVSVRASLEGTSPYVTALLVDYGSDTRASAGTIADTSRLICYGEGIPGDTGCTYRTRHRTESADFKIVSRGWLDARNRHSPARQDKVVEGREYRLKWDMQPQDYVFKKGHRLGVVLISTDYDHTLRYPAGTRMSVRTGISSVTLPVIR; this is translated from the coding sequence ATGGCGTCACCCCTTTTCTTACCGGCGGCACGGAGGGTGGGCGTCGCCGCGTTCGCCGTCGCGTCCCTGCTGGCTGCGCTGCCCACGCCCGCCGCGCCGGCGGAGCGCCCGTCGCTGAAGATCGTCGACAACCGGACGCAGCCCGCGTTCTCCCGCGCCGATGCCGTTGCGCAGCAGGTGGACGTCGAGACGGAGACGGACAGCGACGGCGACGGCCGCCGCGACACCGTGCGGATGCGGATCCTGCGCCCGAAGGAGACCGACGCCGGGCTGAAGGTCGCCACCGTCATCGAGGCGAGTCCCTACTGGGGCGGCGGGAACGATGTGCCCTTCCACGAGGTCGATCTCGACGCGGACGGCCTGCCGGTGGGCAGGCGGATGTCCGGCGCGAAGCGGCTGCCCGGGGCGATCGGGCCGTCCGTGCCGTTCCCGGGGTACACGGACAACTACTTCCTGCCGCGCGGCTACGCTGTCGCGCAGGTGGACAGTCTCGGCACCGGGGACTCGACGGGCTGTCCGACCTCGGGCGGCCACAACGAGACGCTCGGCGCCAAGGCGGCCGTCGCCTGGCTGGGCGGCCGGGCCCGCGGGTGGGACCTGGACGGCAGGCCCGTGAGCGCGTCCTGGTCCACCGGCAATTCGGCGATGATGGGGATCTCGTACAACGGGACGCTGCCGACCGCGGTCGCCGCGACCGGGGTGAAGGGGCTCAAGGCGATCGTGCCGATCTCCGGGATCTCCTCCTGGTACGACTACTACCGCGCGAACGGCGGGGTAGTGGCGCCGGGCGGCTATCAGGGCGAGGACACCGACATCCTCGCCAAGGGCGTGTACAGCCGGGCCGACCGGGAGATCTGCGGGCCGGTGCTGGACGGCCTGACGGCCGATCAGGACCGGGTGAGCGGCGACTGGAGCCCGTTCTGGGCGGAGCGCAACTATCTGCCCGGTGTGCGCAACATCCGGGCCGGGGTCTTCCTCGTCCACGGTGGCAACGACTGGAACGTCAAGACCCAGCACTTCGGGCAGCTGTGGGACGCACTGAAGAAGCACGACGTACCGCGCAAGCTGTGGCTGCACCAGGCGGGGCACACCAATCCGATGCCACTGCGGATGGAGGAGTGGCTGGCGCAGCTCCACCAGTGGTTCGACTACTGGCTGTACGACCTGGACAACGGCGCCCTGGACGCACCCCCGGTCGATGTGGAGCAGGCGGACTTCACCTGGCGCACGCAGTCCGACTGGCCCGCGCGGGGCACGCGTGACGTGACGCTGTGGCTGGACGAGGACGGGCTGGCACCGCTGCCGGCACGGCCGGCGAAGCAGTCACTGACCGATGCGGGGCGCACCGTCAGGGCGGAGAAGCTGGTGGCCGCTCCCGATGTCGAGCATGCGAACCGGCTCGCGTACACGACCGGTCCGCTGGCGAAGGAGGTGCGGGTGAACGGTGTGCCCATCGTCTCGGTGCGGGCCTCGCTGGAGGGGACGTCCCCGTATGTGACGGCGCTGCTGGTCGACTACGGCAGCGACACCCGTGCGAGTGCCGGCACGATCGCGGACACCTCGCGGCTGATCTGCTACGGCGAGGGGATCCCGGGTGACACCGGCTGCACCTACCGGACGCGGCACCGCACCGAGAGCGCCGACTTCAAGATCGTGTCGCGTGGCTGGCTGGACGCCCGCAACCGTCACTCCCCCGCCCGGCAGGACAAGGTCGTGGAGGGAAGGGAGTACCGGTTGAAGTGGGACATGCAGCCGCAGGACTACGTCTTCAAGAAGGGGCACCGGCTCGGTGTGGTACTGATCTCGACGGACTACGACCACACGCTGCGCTATCCGGCGGGCACGAGGATGAGCGTGCGGACCGGCATCAGCAGCGTGACTTTGCCGGTCATCCGCTGA
- a CDS encoding GNAT family N-acetyltransferase → MTPYAAGPDKGARHETPQIRRATARDARRLTRLVRASRAYEGPYESMVAGYRVGPDYIEIHEVFLAAGQDGRLLGFYALVLSPPELDLMFVADGAQGLGIGRLLVEHMITRAGAAGLGTVRVVAHPPAEGFYTSVGARRTGTVPARPPAVPWDRPELVIPIG, encoded by the coding sequence ATGACCCCGTACGCGGCAGGGCCGGACAAGGGCGCGCGCCATGAGACGCCGCAGATCAGGCGTGCCACCGCCCGGGACGCCAGGCGTCTCACCCGCCTGGTGCGCGCGTCACGTGCCTACGAGGGCCCCTATGAGTCGATGGTCGCCGGATACCGGGTGGGCCCGGACTACATCGAGATCCACGAGGTGTTCCTGGCCGCCGGACAGGACGGCCGGCTGCTCGGTTTCTACGCACTGGTGCTCTCCCCGCCGGAGCTGGACCTGATGTTCGTCGCCGACGGGGCACAGGGCCTCGGCATCGGCCGTCTCCTGGTCGAGCACATGATCACCCGCGCGGGTGCCGCCGGCCTCGGCACCGTCCGCGTCGTCGCGCATCCGCCCGCCGAAGGCTTCTACACCAGCGTGGGCGCGCGGCGGACGGGCACGGTTCCGGCCCGTCCGCCCGCGGTGCCGTGGGACCGTCCGGAGTTGGTGATCCCGATCGGATGA